The Exiguobacterium acetylicum genome includes a window with the following:
- a CDS encoding PTS sugar transporter subunit IIC, with protein sequence MNRLETVFEKVTPAFARFANAKPVLAIKDGFILTMPMTIIGSLFLLILALPIPGWEKFMTGLFGADWTLPLTQVVGATFDILALIGVFGIAYSYVKNEKIEGVPAGILGIIAFLIITQSSVLSKSGEVVTGVVPKVWTGGQGVLASIVVGLVVGFIYSQFIKRGIRIKMPDGVPPGVSNSFSALIPGLAIITLSVVTFAVFQAFADRTFTEVVYDVLQAPIQNLTDTLAGAVLIMILMSVMWWCGIHGAAIIMGIMGPLLTANALQNQAIIDSGKELVVGDNAKIVTIQFLDVFTKLGGTGITVGFIIATLIVARSAHLKQLGKLSLAPSLFNINEPVIFGMPIVFNPIMFVPFVIVPAIASFMVYFSILWGWVEPFNALQVPWTTPPVISGFLISGWQGALLQLATIAMSVAIYLPFVRMQDQLSYGEELKAQEEHASA encoded by the coding sequence ATGAACCGATTAGAAACCGTATTTGAAAAAGTCACTCCTGCCTTCGCACGATTCGCGAACGCTAAGCCCGTCCTTGCGATCAAGGACGGCTTCATCTTAACGATGCCGATGACGATCATCGGCTCGTTATTCCTATTGATTCTCGCGTTACCGATCCCAGGCTGGGAGAAGTTCATGACGGGACTATTCGGTGCCGACTGGACATTACCGTTGACGCAGGTCGTCGGTGCGACGTTTGATATCCTAGCGTTGATTGGTGTCTTCGGTATTGCCTACTCGTACGTTAAAAACGAGAAGATCGAAGGGGTTCCAGCCGGAATTCTCGGAATCATCGCCTTCTTGATCATTACGCAATCCTCTGTCTTGTCGAAGTCAGGTGAAGTCGTCACGGGTGTCGTACCGAAAGTATGGACGGGCGGACAAGGGGTCCTTGCCTCGATCGTCGTTGGACTCGTCGTCGGTTTCATCTACTCACAGTTCATCAAGCGGGGCATCCGGATCAAGATGCCAGACGGTGTACCACCAGGTGTTTCGAACTCGTTCTCGGCACTCATTCCAGGACTTGCGATCATCACGTTGTCTGTTGTGACGTTCGCTGTCTTCCAAGCGTTTGCTGATCGGACGTTCACAGAAGTCGTCTATGACGTCTTACAAGCACCGATTCAAAACTTGACGGATACGCTCGCAGGAGCTGTCTTGATCATGATCTTGATGTCTGTCATGTGGTGGTGTGGGATCCACGGTGCAGCGATCATCATGGGGATCATGGGACCGTTGCTGACAGCGAACGCCTTACAAAACCAAGCGATCATCGACTCCGGGAAAGAACTTGTCGTTGGTGACAACGCGAAGATCGTTACGATTCAATTCCTCGATGTCTTTACGAAGCTAGGTGGAACAGGGATCACGGTCGGCTTCATCATTGCGACGTTGATTGTTGCCCGGTCGGCTCACTTGAAGCAACTTGGTAAATTATCGCTTGCACCAAGTTTGTTCAACATCAATGAACCGGTCATCTTCGGGATGCCGATCGTCTTTAACCCGATCATGTTCGTTCCGTTCGTCATCGTACCAGCGATTGCGTCCTTCATGGTCTACTTCTCGATCCTTTGGGGTTGGGTCGAGCCGTTCAATGCCCTTCAAGTACCATGGACGACGCCACCCGTCATCTCTGGCTTCTTGATCAGTGGCTGGCAGGGTGCCTTGCTCCAGCTGGCGACGATTGCGATGTCGGTCGCGATCTATCTACCGTTCGTCCGGATGCAGGATCAGCTGTCTTACGGCGAAGAACTAAAAGCACAAGAAGAGCATGCTTCGGCATGA
- a CDS encoding PTS sugar transporter subunit IIB, with protein MMKIGLFCAAGMSTSMLVEKMKAVASERGLEADIAAYPESEMETYVNELDVALLGPQVKYLLAKGKQICEPKGVPIDVINTIDYGMMNGTKVLDQAIKLANK; from the coding sequence ATGATGAAAATCGGACTTTTTTGTGCGGCAGGTATGTCAACGAGTATGTTAGTAGAAAAAATGAAAGCGGTTGCCTCGGAGCGCGGCTTAGAAGCAGATATCGCAGCATACCCGGAGTCAGAGATGGAAACGTACGTCAATGAACTCGACGTTGCTCTCCTCGGACCACAGGTAAAATATTTGCTCGCAAAAGGTAAACAGATCTGTGAACCAAAAGGTGTACCAATCGATGTCATCAACACGATTGACTACGGCATGATGAACGGAACAAAAGTACTCGACCAAGCAATCAAACTCGCAAACAAATAA
- a CDS encoding DUF2529 family protein, translating into MMKILATQFNGKLQTLAKQEEELFDVVRLLAQALVGEGTVYVDAYGECEGLYPMLSEGPDQMKRVTKIKDRKTLHAVDRVLIFTPDTERSDLLASLARYDAWHTPYAIITLSDVTETLERSIAPLALKFNKGLLPAEDGSRHGLPSLALCAFLLTHILTQLQEMTEEWN; encoded by the coding sequence ATGATGAAAATCTTAGCTACACAATTCAACGGAAAATTGCAAACGCTTGCGAAACAGGAAGAAGAACTATTCGATGTCGTCCGTCTTCTCGCACAGGCACTCGTCGGGGAAGGGACGGTCTACGTCGACGCTTACGGTGAATGTGAAGGACTCTACCCGATGCTATCAGAAGGTCCAGACCAGATGAAACGCGTTACGAAAATCAAGGACCGGAAGACGCTCCATGCTGTCGATCGTGTCTTAATCTTCACGCCGGATACAGAACGTTCGGATCTCTTGGCTTCCCTTGCCCGTTACGATGCATGGCATACACCTTACGCGATTATCACACTGAGTGACGTCACGGAAACGCTCGAGCGTTCGATTGCTCCGCTTGCATTGAAGTTCAATAAAGGATTACTTCCGGCAGAAGACGGTTCACGCCACGGACTCCCGAGTCTTGCCCTTTGCGCGTTCCTCTTAACGCATATCTTGACGCAACTCCAAGAGATGACAGAAGAGTGGAACTGA
- a CDS encoding GH1 family beta-glucosidase, which yields MKMPKDFLFGAASASYQVEGAWNVDGKGVSNWDVFSKIPGKTFEATNGDVAIDHYHRYKEDIGLMAEMGLESYRFSISWPRIFPNGTGEVNEKGLEFYNNVIDECLKHGIVPFVTLYHWDLPQVLEEQGGWRSPETADAFVRFAKTCFEAFGDRVRNWITFNETVIFCSLGYLTGAHPPGITGDAKAYFQTTHNVFVAHARAVEAFKEAGYEGEIGITHVFNPAFSIDEAPENKQAEVHANEYATHWFYDPILKGEYPAYVVKDLEKQGLLPDWTQEELDLLKRTAPMNDFIGLNYYCPQRVMKNDSALVMAGGRENSTGRPGNPSFDGVYKTVLMDDKVYTKWGWEIAPDAFLEGMRMLQARYGDIKIYITENGLGDEDPIVGEEIMDTPRIEYIESHLRAVKRAVEEGINVSGYYAWSVIDLLSWLNGYKKQYGFIYVDHANGLARKKKQSFHWYQEIIATRAAEL from the coding sequence ATGAAAATGCCAAAAGATTTTCTATTCGGCGCTGCTTCTGCTTCTTATCAAGTAGAGGGTGCTTGGAACGTAGATGGAAAGGGCGTCTCGAACTGGGATGTCTTCTCGAAGATCCCTGGTAAGACGTTTGAAGCGACGAACGGGGATGTCGCGATCGATCATTACCACCGTTACAAAGAAGATATCGGTTTGATGGCAGAGATGGGTCTTGAATCGTATCGATTCTCGATCTCATGGCCACGTATCTTCCCGAACGGTACAGGTGAAGTGAACGAAAAAGGTCTTGAGTTCTATAACAACGTGATCGATGAGTGCCTCAAACACGGGATTGTCCCGTTCGTGACACTCTACCACTGGGATTTGCCACAAGTCCTTGAAGAACAAGGTGGCTGGCGTAGTCCTGAAACAGCAGATGCGTTCGTTCGTTTTGCGAAGACATGTTTCGAAGCATTCGGCGACCGTGTGCGCAACTGGATCACCTTCAACGAAACGGTCATCTTCTGCTCACTCGGCTACTTGACGGGAGCACATCCACCAGGCATCACGGGAGATGCGAAAGCCTACTTCCAAACGACACATAATGTGTTCGTCGCCCATGCACGGGCAGTCGAGGCGTTCAAAGAAGCGGGTTATGAAGGGGAAATCGGCATCACGCACGTCTTCAACCCGGCGTTCAGCATCGATGAAGCACCAGAAAACAAACAAGCCGAAGTCCATGCAAATGAATACGCGACACACTGGTTCTACGATCCGATCTTAAAAGGAGAGTACCCAGCGTACGTCGTGAAGGATTTAGAGAAACAAGGCTTGCTACCGGACTGGACGCAAGAAGAACTTGATCTCTTGAAACGGACAGCACCGATGAACGATTTCATTGGATTGAACTACTACTGTCCACAACGTGTCATGAAGAATGATTCCGCACTCGTCATGGCAGGTGGTCGTGAAAACTCAACGGGACGTCCAGGGAATCCATCGTTTGACGGTGTCTACAAGACGGTCTTGATGGATGATAAGGTCTACACGAAGTGGGGCTGGGAAATCGCGCCGGATGCTTTCCTTGAAGGCATGCGGATGTTACAAGCACGATATGGCGATATCAAGATCTACATCACGGAGAACGGTCTCGGTGACGAGGATCCAATCGTCGGGGAAGAAATCATGGATACACCACGAATTGAGTACATCGAAAGTCACCTTCGCGCCGTCAAACGTGCCGTCGAAGAGGGAATCAATGTCTCTGGGTATTATGCATGGTCTGTCATTGATCTACTTAGCTGGTTGAATGGTTATAAAAAGCAGTACGGATTCATCTATGTCGATCATGCGAATGGTCTGGCACGGAAGAAGAAACAGTCGTTCCATTGGTATCAGGAAATCATCGCGACGCGTGCTGCTGAACTATAA
- a CDS encoding GntR family transcriptional regulator, protein MIPKYKHVAEQIEIEINEHVYQHTNKLLTEDEYAQKFDVSRNTIRKAIEILVNKGYVYQVQGSGVFVRDHYKSDYVNLEKLQGLTSDFSGRKVETRVLAFEQTKADEEVAERMKCPIGTPVYYVKRLRLVDDHPFSIEASYFRKNLVMYLDENIVQKSIYTYLRNDQNLSIGFADRVIYADYLNSSDAELLGLKENDPSLLVDNTVYLTNGKIFDVSRATHHFRHVKMLKVSNIK, encoded by the coding sequence TTGATTCCGAAGTATAAACATGTCGCTGAACAAATCGAGATCGAGATCAATGAGCACGTCTATCAACATACGAACAAATTGTTGACGGAAGACGAATACGCCCAAAAATTCGATGTCAGCCGAAACACGATCCGAAAGGCGATCGAGATTCTCGTCAATAAAGGATACGTTTACCAAGTACAAGGGAGCGGCGTCTTCGTCCGCGATCATTATAAGAGTGATTACGTTAATCTTGAAAAACTACAAGGATTGACGAGTGACTTCAGTGGACGGAAGGTCGAGACGCGTGTGCTTGCCTTTGAACAGACGAAGGCGGACGAAGAAGTCGCAGAACGGATGAAGTGTCCGATCGGCACGCCGGTCTATTATGTCAAACGATTGCGTCTCGTTGACGATCATCCGTTTTCGATCGAAGCGTCCTATTTCCGGAAAAATCTCGTCATGTATCTCGATGAGAATATCGTTCAAAAATCGATCTATACGTATTTACGCAATGATCAAAATCTGTCGATCGGATTTGCCGATCGCGTCATCTATGCTGACTATTTGAACAGCAGTGACGCTGAGTTGCTCGGATTAAAGGAAAATGATCCTTCCTTACTTGTCGACAATACAGTCTATTTGACGAATGGGAAGATCTTCGACGTCTCACGGGCGACGCATCATTTCCGCCATGTGAAGATGCTGAAGGTCTCGAATATTAAATAA
- the fba gene encoding class II fructose-1,6-bisphosphate aldolase gives MPLVSMTDMLNKALEGKYAVGQFNINNLEWTQAILGAAQEEQSPVILGVSEGAARHMGGFYTVVKMVEGLVHDMKITVPVAIHLDHGSSVEKCKEAIDAGFTSVMIDDSHSPIDTNIETTKAVVEYAHSKGVSVEAEVGTVGGQEDDVIGDVMYAKLDECVRIVKETGIDTLAPALGSVHGPYKGEPNLGFKEMEEIRDATNLPLVLHGGTGIPTHDIEKAISLGTSKINVNTENQISFAKVVREVLAEKPEAYDPRVFIAPGREAIKQTVIGKMREFGSSNKA, from the coding sequence ATGCCATTAGTATCTATGACAGACATGTTAAACAAAGCTCTCGAAGGTAAGTATGCAGTAGGTCAATTCAACATCAACAACCTCGAGTGGACACAAGCGATTCTCGGTGCGGCTCAAGAAGAGCAGTCACCAGTCATCCTTGGAGTATCTGAAGGTGCAGCACGCCACATGGGCGGATTCTACACTGTCGTGAAAATGGTTGAAGGTCTCGTACACGACATGAAAATCACAGTTCCAGTTGCAATCCACCTCGACCACGGTTCGAGCGTTGAAAAATGTAAAGAAGCGATCGACGCTGGATTTACATCTGTCATGATCGATGATTCGCACAGCCCGATCGACACAAACATCGAAACAACTAAAGCAGTTGTTGAATACGCTCACTCTAAAGGCGTTTCAGTAGAAGCAGAAGTTGGTACAGTTGGTGGACAAGAAGACGACGTCATCGGTGATGTCATGTACGCAAAACTTGACGAGTGTGTACGCATCGTCAAAGAAACTGGAATCGACACGCTTGCTCCTGCACTCGGTTCTGTTCACGGACCATACAAAGGTGAACCAAACCTCGGATTCAAAGAAATGGAAGAAATCCGTGACGCTACAAACCTCCCACTCGTTCTTCACGGTGGAACTGGAATTCCGACACACGATATCGAAAAAGCGATTTCACTCGGAACTTCAAAAATTAACGTTAACACAGAGAACCAAATCTCATTCGCGAAAGTCGTTCGTGAAGTGTTAGCTGAGAAACCAGAAGCATATGACCCACGCGTATTCATCGCACCAGGTCGTGAAGCAATCAAACAAACTGTCATCGGTAAGATGCGTGAGTTCGGTTCAAGCAACAAAGCTTAA
- the fsa gene encoding fructose-6-phosphate aldolase, with protein sequence MRFFIDTANVEDIKKAHKMGILDGVTTNPSLVAKEGVDFHTRLREICEIVGDVSVSAEVIALDAEGMIREGKELAQIAPNITVKVPMTPAGLEAVAALSKEKITTNVTLIFNPNQALLAARAGATYVSPFLGRLDDIGQDGMGLVETIAQIFVVHDIPTQIIAASVRNPVHVTNAALAGADIATIPFSVIESLTHHPLTTQGIEKFLADWEKTQQ encoded by the coding sequence ATGAGATTTTTCATTGACACAGCAAACGTAGAGGATATTAAAAAAGCACATAAAATGGGGATTTTAGACGGTGTCACGACGAATCCGTCACTCGTCGCTAAGGAAGGCGTCGATTTCCATACACGACTTCGTGAAATCTGTGAAATCGTCGGGGACGTCTCTGTCAGCGCAGAAGTCATCGCACTTGATGCAGAAGGAATGATTCGCGAAGGGAAGGAACTTGCCCAGATCGCACCGAACATTACGGTTAAGGTTCCAATGACTCCGGCCGGACTCGAGGCGGTCGCAGCACTTTCAAAAGAGAAGATCACGACGAACGTCACGTTGATTTTCAACCCGAACCAAGCATTACTCGCAGCACGTGCTGGTGCGACATACGTATCACCGTTCCTCGGTCGCCTAGACGACATCGGACAAGATGGAATGGGACTCGTCGAGACGATTGCTCAAATCTTCGTCGTCCATGATATCCCGACTCAAATCATCGCGGCATCGGTCCGGAATCCGGTTCACGTGACAAACGCTGCTCTTGCAGGCGCGGACATCGCGACAATTCCATTCTCGGTCATCGAGTCACTCACACACCACCCACTCACGACGCAAGGGATCGAAAAGTTCCTCGCGGACTGGGAAAAAACGCAGCAATAA
- the murA gene encoding UDP-N-acetylglucosamine 1-carboxyvinyltransferase, protein MDILHIVGQQRLEGTVSISGSKQSAIPCLAAALLTDQTVVLESVPEIGDVATMIEILETLGAVVTRQGDMVTIDPSRVESMPLTGAETRKLRGSIYLMSVLAARFKQGVVGLPGGYAIGPRPIDLHIKALERLGVSVRNEQGVHYMRVERLVGNRIYLDLPSFGATISALLVAVFAEGTTVIENAAYDPEVIDVSTMLTNMGASVKGAGTDEIRIKGVSRLSGCRHTLIPDRMEAGTFLTMGAALGRVTVDNVIPLHLESVIQKLERYGALIEATDDSVTATFQEAKPVDIRVFHYGGFPSDLQPVISAALLQAKGASIVVDKLYPQRFRHVQELRRLNARITHEDASIIIRGGETLLGTEIEAPDPRGGAALVLAGLLASGETTLHHAEVLDQSYERFDQKLKELGALVWRETI, encoded by the coding sequence GTGGACATTTTGCATATCGTAGGGCAACAACGCCTAGAAGGAACCGTATCGATCAGTGGTTCGAAGCAAAGCGCCATCCCGTGTCTTGCTGCAGCCCTCCTGACGGATCAAACGGTCGTTCTTGAAAGCGTGCCGGAGATTGGCGACGTCGCGACGATGATCGAGATTTTGGAGACGCTCGGCGCAGTCGTGACACGTCAAGGCGATATGGTGACGATTGATCCAAGTCGGGTCGAATCGATGCCGTTGACGGGTGCGGAGACGCGCAAGTTACGCGGATCGATCTACCTCATGAGCGTTCTGGCAGCCAGATTCAAACAAGGAGTCGTCGGTCTGCCTGGAGGTTATGCCATCGGACCACGACCGATTGATTTACACATCAAAGCACTCGAACGTCTCGGTGTTTCTGTACGCAATGAGCAAGGCGTCCATTACATGCGCGTCGAACGTCTCGTCGGAAATCGGATCTATCTCGATTTACCATCATTCGGGGCGACGATCAGTGCGTTACTCGTCGCCGTCTTCGCTGAAGGAACGACTGTCATCGAAAACGCTGCCTATGACCCGGAAGTCATCGACGTCAGTACGATGCTGACGAACATGGGCGCAAGCGTCAAAGGGGCAGGAACGGACGAGATTCGCATCAAAGGGGTTTCGAGACTAAGTGGTTGCCGGCACACGTTGATCCCTGACCGGATGGAAGCAGGAACGTTCTTGACGATGGGGGCGGCACTTGGACGCGTCACTGTCGATAACGTCATTCCGCTTCACCTTGAGAGTGTCATCCAAAAACTCGAACGGTACGGTGCGTTGATCGAAGCGACGGATGATTCCGTCACGGCGACGTTTCAGGAGGCGAAGCCGGTCGATATTCGTGTCTTCCACTACGGTGGATTCCCAAGCGACTTACAACCTGTCATCTCGGCAGCGTTGTTGCAAGCAAAAGGAGCGAGTATCGTCGTCGATAAATTGTATCCGCAACGTTTCCGGCATGTGCAGGAGTTACGACGCTTGAACGCTCGAATCACGCATGAAGATGCCTCCATCATCATTCGTGGTGGAGAAACCTTACTCGGTACGGAAATCGAGGCACCGGACCCACGCGGTGGCGCAGCACTTGTCTTGGCGGGACTTCTCGCTTCAGGGGAGACGACGTTGCATCACGCAGAAGTGCTTGACCAGAGTTACGAACGATTTGATCAGAAGTTGAAGGAACTAGGCGCCCTCGTATGGCGTGAAACGATTTGA
- a CDS encoding PTS lactose/cellobiose transporter subunit IIA, producing the protein MTSETIEITPEDIFGLIALSGDAKASYHQAMLLMQEGKVEEAQAAVTEGDATLKDAHSIQTKFVTLEAQGKTATVGVLMVHAQDHLMNTILVKEMLGYMMNMQNEINQLKGMGQ; encoded by the coding sequence ATGACTTCTGAAACGATTGAAATTACCCCTGAAGATATTTTTGGATTGATTGCCTTATCGGGCGACGCCAAAGCAAGCTATCACCAAGCAATGTTGTTGATGCAAGAAGGCAAAGTCGAAGAAGCACAAGCGGCTGTTACGGAAGGTGACGCGACACTGAAGGATGCGCATAGCATTCAAACGAAATTCGTCACACTTGAAGCGCAAGGAAAAACAGCAACCGTCGGTGTCCTGATGGTTCACGCACAGGATCACCTCATGAATACGATCCTCGTCAAAGAAATGCTCGGCTACATGATGAACATGCAAAACGAAATCAACCAATTGAAGGGAATGGGTCAATAA
- the glpX gene encoding class II fructose-bisphosphatase has protein sequence MERSLSMELVRVTEAAALASARWMGKGLKNEADDAATSAMRDVFDTIPMKGTVVIGEGEMDEAPMLYIGEKLGNGYGPRLDVAVDPLEGTNIVAKGTWGALAVLAVADAGDLLHAPDMYMDKIAVGPEAAGHISLDATIEENIAAVAKAKNKEIEDVVVSILDRERHEEIIQRIRATGARIRLIGDGDVAGAINTAFPHTGIDILLGSGGAPEGVLAAVALKCLGGELQGRLLPADEAEVERCKKMGIEDPSKILMMDDLVAGDDCIFAATGVTDSELMKGVQFTAQGGQTHSVVMRAKSGTVRFVEGIHSFKKKPKLVIK, from the coding sequence ATGGAGAGAAGTCTATCAATGGAACTTGTACGCGTCACGGAGGCAGCAGCGCTCGCCTCTGCGCGTTGGATGGGAAAAGGATTGAAGAATGAAGCGGATGATGCGGCAACAAGTGCAATGCGTGACGTCTTCGATACGATTCCGATGAAAGGAACCGTCGTCATCGGGGAAGGCGAGATGGATGAAGCACCGATGCTTTACATTGGAGAAAAGCTAGGAAATGGGTATGGACCACGACTCGACGTCGCCGTCGATCCGCTAGAAGGAACGAATATCGTTGCAAAAGGAACATGGGGCGCACTCGCTGTCCTCGCTGTCGCAGATGCGGGCGATTTACTTCACGCACCAGACATGTACATGGATAAGATCGCGGTGGGTCCGGAAGCGGCAGGGCACATCAGTCTAGATGCAACGATCGAAGAGAACATCGCAGCAGTTGCGAAGGCGAAGAACAAGGAAATCGAAGACGTCGTCGTCTCGATTCTAGATCGCGAACGTCATGAAGAAATCATTCAACGGATTCGGGCAACAGGGGCGCGGATTCGCTTGATTGGTGACGGCGACGTTGCAGGTGCGATCAACACGGCGTTCCCGCATACAGGGATTGATATCCTCCTCGGTTCGGGTGGGGCACCAGAAGGTGTTCTCGCTGCCGTTGCCTTGAAGTGTCTCGGTGGTGAGCTCCAAGGACGCTTGTTACCAGCAGACGAGGCAGAAGTCGAGCGTTGTAAGAAGATGGGCATCGAAGATCCATCGAAGATCCTCATGATGGATGATCTCGTCGCAGGAGACGATTGTATCTTTGCTGCAACAGGCGTCACGGACAGCGAGTTGATGAAAGGTGTCCAGTTCACAGCACAAGGCGGTCAGACACACTCTGTCGTTATGCGTGCGAAGTCCGGAACGGTACGTTTCGTCGAAGGCATTCACTCGTTTAAGAAAAAACCGAAGCTTGTCATTAAGTAA
- a CDS encoding response regulator yields MKGRLLIVEDEPGIRNLLAQLFRAEGYETDVAVDGEEAIVYLQEAVYDLLLMDVNMPGRTGIEVLRHQDRIGRRVRTILMTALGEKEAMEEAKRLGVVAFFGKPFDIFELKKEVTVQISHDVSG; encoded by the coding sequence ATGAAAGGCAGATTGTTGATCGTCGAGGATGAGCCGGGAATCCGGAATTTGCTTGCGCAATTATTCCGGGCAGAAGGGTACGAAACGGACGTCGCCGTCGATGGAGAAGAAGCGATCGTCTACTTACAAGAAGCGGTATATGATTTACTGTTGATGGATGTCAACATGCCGGGGCGGACCGGGATCGAGGTATTGCGTCATCAGGACCGGATCGGACGACGCGTCCGGACGATCTTAATGACGGCACTCGGTGAAAAAGAAGCGATGGAAGAAGCGAAACGATTAGGGGTCGTCGCCTTCTTCGGGAAGCCATTTGACATCTTCGAATTAAAAAAAGAAGTGACTGTGCAAATTTCTCACGATGTAAGCGGTTAA
- a CDS encoding SDR family NAD(P)-dependent oxidoreductase produces the protein MNVLITGASRGLGREFAYLHAQQGDHVLLVGRDATALFETKFHVERLGGTATVFPYDLTKLTHRLALFRATEQIPVDCVINNAGIGVFGSFLETSFEDESRMIALNIEALTHVTKVYASRMKEHGIQGRIIHLASTAAFEGGPWLSVYYATKAYVLHFSEGLTEELAPDGIQVSVVCPGATHTGFESAAKLEQSRLFLRPGVMDAPTVARIAYHGYMKGKTFIVPGFGNAWYIFSTRFLPRRYVTKQAGEVQRPR, from the coding sequence ATGAATGTCTTAATTACAGGTGCTTCAAGGGGGCTTGGTCGCGAATTCGCTTATCTCCACGCACAGCAAGGTGATCACGTCCTGCTCGTCGGACGCGATGCGACAGCTCTATTCGAAACGAAATTCCATGTCGAGCGACTCGGCGGAACAGCAACGGTCTTTCCTTATGACTTAACGAAACTGACGCATCGTCTCGCGTTATTTCGCGCAACAGAACAGATTCCGGTCGACTGTGTCATCAATAACGCTGGGATTGGTGTCTTCGGTTCTTTCCTTGAGACCTCGTTTGAAGACGAATCTCGGATGATTGCCTTGAACATCGAAGCGTTGACACACGTGACGAAGGTCTATGCCTCTCGCATGAAAGAGCATGGTATCCAAGGACGCATCATCCATCTCGCGTCAACGGCTGCCTTTGAAGGTGGTCCATGGCTTAGTGTCTACTATGCAACAAAAGCCTACGTGCTTCACTTCTCGGAAGGATTAACGGAAGAGCTCGCGCCAGACGGCATTCAAGTCAGCGTCGTCTGCCCAGGTGCGACACATACCGGTTTCGAATCGGCAGCAAAACTCGAACAGTCACGTCTTTTCTTGCGACCAGGCGTCATGGACGCTCCAACAGTTGCGCGGATCGCCTATCACGGCTATATGAAGGGGAAAACGTTCATCGTTCCTGGTTTCGGAAATGCATGGTATATCTTTTCAACACGTTTTCTTCCCCGTCGGTACGTCACGAAACAAGCGGGAGAAGTCCAGCGTCCTCGATGA